The Scylla paramamosain isolate STU-SP2022 chromosome 32, ASM3559412v1, whole genome shotgun sequence sequence TCAGAGACACAAAATAAACTAGTaagttttttcatatttaacaataaaaaaaaataattatgctCGCTTGTTCCTATTTTTcgattcttcactctttctttttcttggcaCTGCCGACGAGAAGAGTAGCAGAGATTCCTCTCAGGATTCGGCGGatgagaagcagcagcagcagcagtgccaGCAGCAGAAGACCCAGCACGTCCAGCATCAGGAACTCCACCCAAGATAGCTGGGCAGCCGGGCACCTCAGCTGGGGCGCCCCTCGGTGGCGGATCACGTACTCCGTCCAGAATACCGCACGGTCCAGTGGTGTCATCGGTTGATCCCTTAGTGAAGCCGACATCCTGCCCACGTTCTCCTTATACCTGGACAATGACAGCACCTGTTAGATAACAGATATCATCTCGCTTCCCTGTTGATAATCTCCATGCTGCTGGATCAGTcaaggttcttggtaaaattgtGGCTGATAAATCTTGCTGTAACCCTCTCCAATAATAGCCCTATGGCAAAGATTTTTAATACAACAAGCATTTTACCACACCGCTTTCAGCGCCAAAATTGCAGCTGTTCCGAGCACTCGGAAAAAGTTTAATGCTAGACTTATAGTAAGCGGAAAAGCATCTCAATTTTTCCTATGGGAACTTTTTTCGGCAAATTCTGAACATGACTCCTCATTTGTGATACTCTGTAATGTTATAGGAGAATGAAACAGTAATGCTGTAGAAGGAAACGGTATGATAACAAAGAGAATATATGGAGCAAAGCAGGGAGcggaagagggaaacaaaaataagaaattaacaGAACAGAAACATTATTAACCGTCAGAATGCCTCATTATTGTCTTAATTATTCTGTGTTTCATTCGGCTATACATTACCTTATTATAAAAGTATATATACGTGAAAGATAAAACTAATGAAAGTTCGCACACGATCGGCCGATCATTGTCACAGGATGAGGCTGAGCTAGTAGTATGAAGCTTGCCATTGGCATTTCACGGTGTTGTTGAATAGACATTCAGCTCAGGCTGGTAAGTGTCATGAATATGACCATTGCCCTTAATATCATGCATGCTGACGGAGTCGGTCATGATCCAgtggagaaatgtaaacacTGGACTGCTGAGAGAAACTCACTttgtgttgttgatgatgtCAGTGAGGGTGTCGACGATCCTGTCAGCAGTAAGTTCCTCCCACACTAACACACGACCAATTCCCGAGTCTACCACGAGCATGCCATTCCTGGGTTGGTCACCAAAGATGGGCAGGACGAGGAGGGGTGTAGCATGAAAGATGGACTCCTGAAGGCTGAGGAGGCCGCCATGAGAGATGAACACCTTCACGTTGTGGTTAGCTGTGGCACAAGGGGTGTGTCAGGTGGTTGCCTTGGTCTTATTTGCAAAATAACAATTCTAGATTTTACGTGGTAGTGTGTCTTTCTCTGTGACGGTGTGACCGACTTACCGAGGATGTCCTGCTGGGGGAACCAGTTGCTGATCCTGACGTTGTCAGACGCGCCCTCTAGCTCTCCCTCGTACTTCCACAGCACCCGCTGCGGCAGTCTGCGGAAAGCCTCCAGGAAGACTTTGAGGTATTCAGGCAGCATGGAATCACCACGCGTGAGAGAGCCCAGACTGAAGTAAATAACACCCGCAGTGCCCGCCCCCGTGAGCCACGATTCCGTGTCCTGCGAATAAGAATGAGGTATCAGACTTAAGTATTTAGCCAAGGACCTGCTTATGCGTGTTCTTACTTGTTGAGTTATATATGTGCATTGGTGGGTGCTACGTGATAATACCTGGGGTAAAGGCTTGCCAGGGCGACAGTGTATGGCGCCCACCTCCACCTGTGAGGGCAGGAGGGGCAACGGCGTGGTAATGCTGAAGTGAGTGTTCATCAGCGTCAGACTCTGGTTCCTCTCGATGTCCAGCAGCGGCGGCAGATCAGGGAAATGGGCTGAAATCTGTACAGTTTTCGAATAACTTATGAGTCCGTCCAACTATCTCACGTAAGTACTAAGTACTTAGCGTACTTAGTAAGAACTAAGTActtactcctacgctgatgataccaccctgcaattctccacgtcttttcatagacgtccaacccttcaggaagtaaacatttcacgcagagaagccagagaacgcctgacttctgatctttctaaaatttctgattggggcagagcaaacttggtattgttcaatgcctcaaaaactcaattcctccatctatcaactcgacacaaccttccagacaactatcccctcttcttcagtgacactcaactgtccacctcttctacactgaacatcctaaGTCTGTCCTacacttataatctgaactggaaacttcacatctcatctctagctaaaacaggttctataaagctaggtgttctgagaggtctccgccagttttcctcactgcaccttatccgtccatgtatggagtatgcttcaccctgtcgctcttctagacagggtggaatcaaaagcttttcgtctcatcaactcctcttctcttaattgtctgtcttcagcctctctctcatcgcagcAGTGTTgaatctctagctgtcttctaccgctcttttcatgctaactgctctttttttttttttatgaaggatggatactggccaagggcaacaaaaatctaataaaaaaaaatgcccactgaaatgccagtcccataaaagggtcaaagcagtggtcaaaaattggtggataagtgtcttgaaacctccctcttgaaggaattcaagttataggaaggtggaaatacagaagaaggcaggaagttccagagtttaccagagaaagggatgaatgattgagaatactggttaactcttgcgttagagaggtggacagaataggggtgagagaaagaagaaagtcttgtgcagcgaggccgcggaaggaggggaggcatgcagttagcaagatcagaagagcagttggcatgaaaatagcggtagaagacagctagatatgcaacattgcggcggtgagagaggggctgaagacagtcagttagaggagaggagttgatgagacgaaaagctcttgattccaccctgtctagaagagcagtatgagtggaaccccccagacatgtgaagcatattccatacatggacggataaggcccttgtacagagttagcagctgggggggtgagaaaaactggcggagacgtctcaaaacacctaacttcatagaagctgttttagctagagatgagatgtgaagtttccagttcagattataagtaaaggacagaccgaggatgttcagtgtagaagagggggacagttgagtgtcattgaagaaaaggggatagttgtctggaagattgtgtcgagttgatagatggaggaattgagtttttgaggcattaaacaataccaagtttgctctgccccaatcagaaattttagaaatatcagaagtcaggcgttctgtggcttccctgcgtgatatgtttacctcctgaagggttggacgtctatgaaaagacgtggaaaagtgcagggtggtatcatcagtataggagtggataggacaagaagtttggtttagaagatcattaatgaataataagaagagagtgggtgacaggacagaaccctgaggaacaccactgttaatagatttaggagaagaacagtgaccgtctaccacagcagcaacagaacggtcagaaaggaaacttgagatgaagttacagagaaaaggatagaaaccgtaggagggtagtttggaaatcaaagctttgtgccagactctatcaaaggcttttgatatgtccaaggcaacagcaaaagtttcaccaaagtctctaaaagaggatgaccaagactcagtaaggaaagccagaagataaccagtagagcggccttgacggaacccatactggcgatcagatagaaggttgtgaagtgatagatgtttaagaatcttcctgttgaggatagattcaaaaactttagataagcaggaaattaaagcaataggacggtagtttgagggattagagcggtcaccctttttaggaacaggttgaatgtaggcaaacttccagcaagaaggaaaggtagatgttgacagacagagctgaaagagtttgactaggcaaggtgcaagcacggcggcacagtttcggagaacaataggaaggaccccatcaggtccataagccttccgagggtttagaccagcgagggcatggaaaacatcattacgaagaattttaatatgtggcatgaagtagtcagagggtggaggagagggaggaacaagcccagaatcgtccaaggtagagatttagcaaaggtttgagcaaagagttcagctttagaaatagatgtgatagcagtggtgccatctggttgaagtagagaagggaaagaagaacaagcaaagttattggagatatttttggctagatgccagaaatcacgaggggagttagatcttgaaaggttttgacattttctgttaatgaaggagtttttggctagttggagaacagacttggcatggttccgggcagaaatataaagtgcatgagattctggtgatggaaggcttaagtaccttttgtgggccacctctctatcatgtacagcacgagaacaagctgtgttaaaccaaggtttagaaagtttaggacgagaaaaagagtgaggaatgtacgcctccatgccagacactatcacctctgttatgcgctcagcacacaaagacgggtctctgacacggaagcagtagtcattccaaggaaaatcagcaaaatacctcctcaggtccccccaactagcagaggcaaaacgccagaggcaccttcgcttagggggatcctgaggaggaattggagtgataggacaagataaagatatgagattgtgatcggaggagcccaacggagaagaaagggtgacagcataagcaggattagaggtcaggaaaaggtcaagaatgttgggcgtatctccaagacggtcaggaatacgagtagggtgttgcaccaattgctctaggtcatggaggatagcaaagttgtaggctagttcaccaggatggtcagtgaagggagaggaaagccaaagctggtggtgaacattgaagtctccaagaatggagattcttttgatcttgctaactgcatgcctccccttctcccgcggcctccctgcacaagacttttttcttactctcacccttattctgtccacctctttaatgtaagagttagccagtattctcaatcattcatccctttctctggtaaactctgaaactccctgactgcttctgtatttccatcttcctgtgacttgaattcctccaagagggaggtttccagacacttatccttcaatttttgactaccgtttTGGATCcatttctgggactggcatctcagtgggccttttttttattggatttttgttgcccttggccagtatatatatatatatatatatatatatatatatatatatatatatatatatatatatatatatatatatatatatatatatatataattactcccagtgaggtctaaagcactgttcagggggtgccctgaacttatcattaaacccagctgtgacctcactgaacgtttccttttgtgtctcacaacacaagggggcagttacagcctgccctctaaagaaaactctcttcctccacacaaaactacaagcacctaataacacacacacccttcactcaaaaattttaaaatcatcatggcgactcctacaccagcctcggagtccccatctgtggaggggaccataaaattaatgtccccaggtcggactgcctttctgtcgacgaccctacgtgtcttgacacccccctcaactttttcttcattaacttctgcaacattcgaggtctaagatctaattttcaatctgtagaacaccacctctcctcttctaaacctcatcttcttttcctcactgaaactcaggtgtctgaggcaactgacagtagccccttttctgtttcctcctactttctctatcctcattttcgatccaaagctggatgctgcgtttatgtgcgcaatgacttaacctgctctcgtgcccacgctcttgaatcttccgagttttccatcatctggctacgacagagtcactctcatactaaatttatctgtgctgtatacctctctcctaactcctctgactataagaaattctttgactacttaacttccaaagtggagcacattctgaccctctttccttttgcagagatctccattcttggagatttcaatgttcaccaccagctttggctttcctctcctttcactgaccatcctggtgaactagcctacaactttgctatcctccatgacctagagcaattggtgcaacaccctactcgcattcctgaccatcttggagatacgcccaacattcttgaccttttcctgacctctaatccttctgcttatgctgtcaccctttcttctccgttgggctcctccgatcacaatctcatatctttatcttgtcctatcagtccaatccctcctcgggatccccctaagcgaaggtgcctctggtgttttgcctctgccagttggggggacctgaggaggtattttgctgattttccttggaatgactactgcttccgtgtcagatacccgtctttgtgtgctgagcgcataacagaggtgatagtgtctggcatggaggcgtacattcctcactctttttctcgtcctaaaccttctaaaccttggtttaacacagcttcttctcatgctatacatgatagagaggtggcccacaaaaggtacttaagccttccatcaccagaatctcatgcactttatatttctgcccggaaccatgccaagtctgttctccaaccagtattctcaatcattcatccctttctctggtaaactctggaactccctgcctgcttctgtatttccaccttcctatgacttgaattccttaaagagggaggtttcaagacacttatccacctatttttgaccactgccttgacccttttacgggactggcatttcagtgggcatttttttttattgatttttgttgcccttggccagtgtccttcttacataaaaaaaaaaaaaaaaaaaaaaaaaaaaatatatatatatatatatatatatatatatatatatatatatatatatatatatatatatatatatatatatatatatatatatatatatatatatatatatatgaccttcaaaaattgaaggataagtgtcttgtaacctccctcttaaaggaattcatgtcattggaaggtggaaatacagaagcaggcagggagttccagagtttaccagagaaagggatgaatgattgagaatactggttaactcttgcgttagagaggtggacagaataggggtgagagaaagaagaaagtcttgtgcagctaggccgcgggaggaggggaggcatgcagttagcaacatcagaagagccgttagcatgaaaatagcggtagaagacagctagagatgcaacattgcggcggtgagagagaggctgaagacagtcagttagagtagaggagttgataagacgaaaagcctttgattccaccctgtctagaagagcagtatgagtggaacccccctccagacatgtgaagcatactccatacatggacggataaggcccttgtacagagttagcaggggggggatgagaaaacctggcggagacgtctcagaacacctaactctgtagaagctgttttagctagagatgagatgtgaagtttccagatcagattataaataaagggcacaccgaagatgttcagcgtggaagaggggggcagttgagtgtcattgaagaagaggggattgttgtctggaaggttatgtcgagttgatagatggaagaattgattttttgaagcattgaacaataccaagtttgctctgccccaatcagaaattttagaaagatcagaagccaagcgttctgtggcttccctgcgtgaaatgtttacctcctgaagggttggacgtctatgaaaagacgtggaaaagtacaggggtggtatcatcagcgtaggagtggataggacaagaagtttggtttagaagatcattaatgaataataagaagagagtgggtgacaggacagaaccctgaggaacaccactgttaatagatttaggagaagaacagtgaccgtctaccacaacagcaatagaacggtcagaaaggaaacttgagatgaagttacaaagggaaggatagaagccgtaggagggtagtttggaaatcaaagctttgtgccagactctatcaaaagcttttgatatgtccaaggcaacagcaaaagtttcatcaaaatctctaaaagaggatgaccaagactcagtaaggaaagtcagaagatcaccagtagagcggccttgacggaacccatactggcgatgagatagaaggttgtgaagtgatagatgtttaagaatcttcctgttgaggatagattaaaaaactttagataggcaagaaattaaagcagtagaacggtagtttgagggattagaatggtcaccctttttacgaacaggctgaatgtaggcaaacttccagcaagaaggaaagttagatgttgacagacagagctgaaagagtttgactaggcaaggtgcaagcactgaggctcagtttcggagaacaataggagggaccccatcaggtccataagtcttccgagggtttaggccagcgagagcatgaaaaacatcattgcgaagaattttaataggtaccaTAAAGTAGttagaggttggaggagagggaggaacaagcccagaatcgtccaaggtagagtttttagcaaaggtttgagcgaagagttcagctttagaaataaatgtgatagcaatggtgccatctggttgaaatagaggagggaaagaagaagaagcaaagttattggagatatttttggctagatgtcaaaagtcacgaggggagttaaatcttgaaaggttttgacactatctgttaatgaagaagtttttggctagttggagaacagatttggcatggtttcaggcaaaaatgtaaagtgcatgagattctggtgatggaaggcttaagtacactttgtgggccacctctctatcatgtattatACGAGAAAAAGTTGTGTTAAAccgaggtttggaaggtttaggtcgagaaaaagagttaggaatgaatgtacgcctccatgccagactctatcacctctgttatgcgctcagcacataaagacgggtctctgacacggaagcagtagttattccaaggaaaatcaccaaaaatacctcctcaggtccccccaactagcagaggcaaatcgccagaggcaccttcgtttagggggatcctgaggagggattggagtgataagacaagatacagatatgagattgtgatcggaggagcccaatggagaagatagggtgacagcataagcagaaggattagaggtcaggaaaaggccaagaatgttgggagtatctccaaggcggtcaggaatatgagtagggtgttgcaccaattgctctaagtcgtggaggatagcaaagttgaaggctagttcaccaggatggtcagtgaagggagaggaaagccaaagctggtggtgaacattgaagtctccaagaatggagatctctgcaaaagggaagagggtcagaatgtgctccactttggaagttaagtattcaaagaatttcttatagtcagaggagttaggtgagaggtatacagaacagataaatttagtttgtgtgtgactgtagtcgtagccagatggtggaaaactcggaagattcaagagcgtaggcacgagagcaggttaagtcattgtgcacataaacgcaacatccagtttggatcgaaaatgaggatagagaaagtaggagggtaCAGAAAAGGGGATTCtctcagttgcttcagacatctgaggcgcatatatatatatatatatatatatatatatatatatatatatatatatatatatatatatatatatatatatatatatatatatatatatatatatatatatatatatacatacacacacaaatcctcttcctgtttgtttttccttctgccTACAActgaactgtttcaaaagagcAACATCAAGAAAACTAGAttgtccatttctctcttttttct is a genomic window containing:
- the LOC135089201 gene encoding UDP-glycosyltransferase UGT5-like isoform X4, yielding MKAVTLFMLVATLAGRASGDVPLPERSYKILMLLPVSSRSHMNIIVALAEALAQRGHKISAHFPDLPPLLDIERNQSLTLMNTHFSITTPLPLLPSQVEVGAIHCRPGKPLPQDTESWLTGAGTAGVIYFSLGSLTRGDSMLPEYLKVFLEAFRRLPQRVLWKYEGELEGASDNVRISNWFPQQDILANHNVKVFISHGGLLSLQESIFHATPLLVLPIFGDQPRNGMLVVDSGIGRVLVWEELTADRIVDTLTDIINNTKYKENVGRMSASLRDQPMTPLDRAVFWTEYVIRHRGAPQLRCPAAQLSWVEFLMLDVLGLLLLALLLLLLLIRRILRGISATLLVGSAKKKKE
- the LOC135089201 gene encoding UDP-glycosyltransferase UGT5-like isoform X1, giving the protein MKAVTLFMLVATLAGRASGDVPLPERSYKILMLLPVSSRSHMNIIVALAEALAQRGHKIMMLTNQPSQSVHPNIHEVHHGLTHMALSKRNMFHERKNSSTGFAVFPKILPAMARDLYKVPSVQHLYEKRKEFDLVVVDHMFNEPLSCPQIVYPFMHELPFVTVAVPGMDARQSAVLGNVQNPSYVPNLWTSYPFPMSLWQRLKNTALHVWISFYWRHWGVVPRIQKEISAHFPDLPPLLDIERNQSLTLMNTHFSITTPLPLLPSQVEVGAIHCRPGKPLPQDTESWLTGAGTAGVIYFSLGSLTRGDSMLPEYLKVFLEAFRRLPQRVLWKYEGELEGASDNVRISNWFPQQDILANHNVKVFISHGGLLSLQESIFHATPLLVLPIFGDQPRNGMLVVDSGIGRVLVWEELTADRIVDTLTDIINNTKYKENVGRMSASLRDQPMTPLDRAVFWTEYVIRHRGAPQLRCPAAQLSWVEFLMLDVLGLLLLALLLLLLLIRRILRGISATLLVGSAKKKKE
- the LOC135089201 gene encoding UDP-glycosyltransferase UGT5-like isoform X3, which produces MKAVTLFMLVATLAGRASGDVPLPERSYKILMLLPVSSRSHMNIIVALAEALAQRGHKIMMLTNQPSQSVHPNIHEVHHGLTHMALSKRNMFHERKNSSTGFAVFPKILPAMARDLYKIVYPFMHELPFVTVAVPGMDARQSAVLGNVQNPSYVPNLWTSYPFPMSLWQRLKNTALHVWISFYWRHWGVVPRIQKEISAHFPDLPPLLDIERNQSLTLMNTHFSITTPLPLLPSQVEVGAIHCRPGKPLPQDTESWLTGAGTAGVIYFSLGSLTRGDSMLPEYLKVFLEAFRRLPQRVLWKYEGELEGASDNVRISNWFPQQDILANHNVKVFISHGGLLSLQESIFHATPLLVLPIFGDQPRNGMLVVDSGIGRVLVWEELTADRIVDTLTDIINNTKYKENVGRMSASLRDQPMTPLDRAVFWTEYVIRHRGAPQLRCPAAQLSWVEFLMLDVLGLLLLALLLLLLLIRRILRGISATLLVGSAKKKKE
- the LOC135089201 gene encoding UDP-glycosyltransferase UGT5-like isoform X2 codes for the protein MKAVTLFMLVATLAGRASGDVPLPERSYKILMLLPVSSRSHMNIIVALAEALAQRGHKIMMLTNQPSQSVHPNIHEVHHGLTHMALSKRNMFHERKNSSTGFAVFPKILPAMARDLYKVPSVQHLYEKRKEFDLVVVDHMFNEIVYPFMHELPFVTVAVPGMDARQSAVLGNVQNPSYVPNLWTSYPFPMSLWQRLKNTALHVWISFYWRHWGVVPRIQKEISAHFPDLPPLLDIERNQSLTLMNTHFSITTPLPLLPSQVEVGAIHCRPGKPLPQDTESWLTGAGTAGVIYFSLGSLTRGDSMLPEYLKVFLEAFRRLPQRVLWKYEGELEGASDNVRISNWFPQQDILANHNVKVFISHGGLLSLQESIFHATPLLVLPIFGDQPRNGMLVVDSGIGRVLVWEELTADRIVDTLTDIINNTKYKENVGRMSASLRDQPMTPLDRAVFWTEYVIRHRGAPQLRCPAAQLSWVEFLMLDVLGLLLLALLLLLLLIRRILRGISATLLVGSAKKKKE